A window from Rhea pennata isolate bPtePen1 chromosome 1, bPtePen1.pri, whole genome shotgun sequence encodes these proteins:
- the MCM10 gene encoding protein MCM10 homolog, with protein MDADDDLDLLASLLEESEAAEEKSPSEEEDIPEEERGEPDEYDELFDAEDDASYTEEADAEDSVVEEQKENLAALFGDVDDLLEEEEEEEAVATSAPSQAKEKTNQELQAELRKLQEQMKTLQEQLQKTAIGQPSSSEPEKKTPGKSLCHPLKERKVQKLQESPCFSAQLDSPLPAAKRLIQKSKTSPAETKTPPPRQVLSLAFQPLKSAPGNTSSKMTRDKTPQVPTCSSATAQPVSVETFSGLRLRKPRVSSAEMERKMANRKLIRLSQIRNKSAGENLEETDWVTFGVIVKKVTPQSSNNGRTFSIWRLNDLRDLNQCISVFLFGDVHKEHWKTDQGTVIGLLNANLMKPKEGSDEVCLSVDHPQKILLMGEALDMGTCKARKKNGDPCAQIVNLNDCEYCQYHVQSQYKKLSSKRADLQSTFSGGRVPKKIARKNPSLKERLCQDGFYYGGVSSAAYAASVAAATVPKRKIQTTLSNLVVRGVDAIVQETRQKIGVAKRPALCSEEFKELLAQPTFGARNLCKHWTKADAEKKQGANFQSISASALLRQQKQKLLEARKKRSEEIQRRFLQNTSKASCSTLLSSSRQSSLYSPTPGAEFPKAAKMSTPQRPRLGTGFSEGEDILFYDGSPPPAPKLDSLAEAKKLAAIHRLRAKGQILAKTDPNSVKRKRSDLSDVLEITERVEKNVAQPQEAGNDMNELEPAQKKRREQLAYLESEEFQKILNAKSKHTGVLKEAEAELQEQYFQPLVKKEEMEEKMRNIKEVKCRVVTCKTCNYTYFKPLETCVQDNHDYHWHDGLKRFFKCPCGNRAISLDRLPKKSCSTCGLFKWERDGMLKEKKGPKIGGETLLPRGEEQPKFLNSLK; from the exons ATGGATG CTGATGATGACTTGGATCTGTTAGCCTCCCTCCTGGAAGAAAGTGAGGCTGCCGAGGAGAAGAGTCCTTCTGAGGAGGAAGACATtccagaggaagagagaggagaacCAGATGAATACGACGAGCTCTTCGATGCAGAGGATGATGCATCCTACACTGAGGAGGCTGATGCTGAGGATAGTGTGGTCGAGGAGCAGAAGGAGAATTTGGCTGCATTGTTTGGAGATGTGGATGACctgctggaagaggaggaagaggaagaagctgtTGCGACTTCAGCTCCTAGTCAGGCGAAAGAGAAAACCAACCAAGAATTGCAAG cTGAGCTGAGAAAATTGCAAGAACAGATGAAGACGTTACAGGAGCAGTTGCAAAAGACTGCTATTGGGCAGCCATCCAGTTCAGAGCCTGAGAAGAAAACCCCTG GTAAATCACTCTGTCATCcattaaaggaaaggaaagttcAGAAACTGCAGGAGTCACCGTGTTTCTCGGCCCAGCTGGACAGTCCTTTACCAGCAGCCAAGCGACTAATCCAGAAATCAAAGACATCTCCAGCAG AGACCAAGACTCCTCCTCCACGGCAAGTTCTCAGTTTGGCATTCCAGCCTCTCAAGTCTGCCCCAGGGAACACATCCAGTAAAATGACCAGAGACAAGACTCCTCAGGTGCCCACATGCTCCAGTGCAACAGCTCAGCCTGTGTCTGTGGAAACCTTCTCTGGACTGAGATTAAG AAAACCCCGTGTTTCATCAGCTgaaatggagaggaaaatggCTAATCGAAAGCTGATCAGACTGTCACAAATAAGGAACAAATCTGCTGGAGAAAATTTGGAGGAAACAGACTGGGTAACATTTGGAGTCATAGTAAAGAAGGTCACTCCTCAGAGCTCAAATAAT GGCAGAACCTTCAGTATTTGGCGGCTGAACGACCTACGGGATCTCAATCAGTGTATCTCAGTGTTCTTGTTTGGTGATGTCCACAAAGAGCACTGGAAGACCGACCAAGGCACAGTCATTGGGTTGCTCAATGCTAATCTCATGAAACCTAAAGAGGGCTCAGATGAG gTGTGTTTGTCTGTTGACCATCCCCAGAAGATCCTCCTCATGGGTGAAGCCCTGGACATGGGgacctgcaaagccaggaagaaGAATGGTGATCCCTGTGCACAGATTGTGAACTTG aatgaCTGTGAATATTGTCAGTATCATGTACAATCCCAGTACAAGAAGCTCAGCTCAAAGCGGGCAGATTTGCAGTCCACCTTCTCTGGAGGCCGTGTACCCAAGAAAATTGCTCGGAAAAATCCCAGTTTGAAGGAGAGGCTGTGTCAGGATGGGTTTTACTATGGAGGCGTCTCTTCAGCGGCGTATGCGGCCTCAGT tGCAGCAGCTACAGtgccaaaaaggaaaattcaaacCACTCTCTCCAATCTGGTCGTGAGAGGAGTTGATGCAATTGTCCAGGAAACCAGGCAGAAAATTG GTGTGGCAAAGAGACCTGCGCTATGTTCTGAGGAGTTCAAAGAACTGCTGGCACAGCCAACCTTTGGAGCACGAAACCTCTGCAAACACTGGACCAAAGCTG atgcTGAAAAGAAGCAAGGGGCCAATTTCCAGTCTATCTCTGCTTCAGCACTGCTCAggcaacagaaacagaaactgcTGGAGGCCAGAAAAAAGCGATCTGAAGAGATTCAGAGGCG GTTTCTCCAGAACACAAGTAAAGCCAGCTGCTCCACACTTCTGTCCTCCTCCAGACAGTCTTCACTCTATTCCCCAACACCTGGGGCAGAGTTTCCCAAAGCTGCAAAAATGTCAACTCCCCAAaggcccaggcttggtacaggCTTCTCAGAAGGAGAAGATATCCTCTTCTATGATGGGTCTCCACCTCCTGCACCAAAGCTAGACAGCTTGGCTGAAGCCAAAAAG CTAGCTGCAATACACCGACTACGAGCAAAAGGCCAGATTCTTGCTAAAACTGATCCAAACAGTGTCAAGAGGAAAAGATCTGATCTTAGTGATGTCCTAGAAATTACTGAAAGAGTTGAGAAAAATGTTGCTCAACCACAGGAAGCAGGAAATG ATATGAATGAACTGGAGCCTGCCCAAAAGAAACGTCGAGAACAGCTGGCCTATCTGGAATCAGAAGAGTTCCAGAAAATCCTAAATGCAAAGTCCAAGCACACGGGCGTCTTGAAAGAG GCTGAGGCTGAGCTGCAGGAACAATATTTTCAGCCACtagtgaaaaaggaagaaatggaagagaagatGAGAAACATTAAAGAAGTAAAGTGTCGAGTTGTGACATGTAAAACG TGTAATTACACCTATTTCAAGCCTCTGGAGACGTGTGTGCAGGATAACCATGACTACCACTGGCATGATGGCCTCAAGCGATTTTTCAAATGTCCTTGTGGCAACCGAGCTATTTCCCTTGACAGGCTCCCCAAAAAGTCCTGCAG TACTTGTGGCCTCTTCAAATGGGAGCGAGATGGGATGCTGAAG GAGAAGAAAGGTCCAAAGATTGGTGGAGAAACACTTTTACCAAGAGGAGAAGAACAACCAAAATTCCTCAACAGTCTTAAGTGA